The genomic segment CTTGCCGAGCTCGGTGCGCATGGTCCCCAGCACGGTGATCAAAGCGACCGACACGAGGCCCAGAATCAAGCCGTATTCGACCAGAGACTGGCCGTCTTCCTCCTGAAGCAGTTGCATCCACTTCGTCATCGAGAGACTCCTTCACTTGAAACGCACACGCGCCCCGCACGGGACACCGGGCAAGCCCGTCACGGGTGATATCGCGGATTCACTTCAAGATCTTGCTAAAAAATGATGAAGTTTCAGATCGTTCGTCGATGGGGCAGCGGGGTTGCCTCCCGCGCCCGCACGTAGCGATTCCAGGCGGCCACCTCCCGCGTTCGCCGATAGGCCTGTCGCAGCGCTCCGAGCTGACGGCGATAGACATCGAGGTAGCTGCGGTGCATGTCCGTGACCAGATCAGGGTGGTGAAACGCCTTGCGGTGGTGCAAGGCGGCCCCCAGGAGCTCTCGCCGCAGCCGGCGATAGAGCGCCGACGCCTGCA from the Candidatus Sericytochromatia bacterium genome contains:
- a CDS encoding Flp family type IVb pilin codes for the protein MTKWMQLLQEEDGQSLVEYGLILGLVSVALITVLGTMRTELGKIFDAVAKSLKSASASVKGGK